A portion of the Corynebacterium rouxii genome contains these proteins:
- a CDS encoding DUF3558 domain-containing protein: MRHLIRGKHAQSHSKPAVLYALLATLTLAGCEGSSPSSSAQRTSTSLSPESAEATFFNPCEVLSAEDFAEMGLVRTKDPVTTRREKMIYCGLTKLGKNAADGFYMVSSDDLDKERISQKVTFIDSKFKNQLPNSYTYEINGSLMTENCEAAIETSRGRLSVSAGSMIPNRKLSDFCEEAHELLVDLYKKSGG; the protein is encoded by the coding sequence ATGCGCCACCTCATCCGAGGAAAACATGCACAGTCGCACTCGAAACCAGCGGTGCTTTACGCGTTGCTGGCCACGCTGACCCTCGCAGGGTGCGAAGGGAGTTCGCCTTCGAGCTCGGCTCAAAGGACTTCAACCTCATTGAGTCCTGAGTCTGCTGAAGCAACTTTCTTCAATCCCTGCGAGGTGCTCAGTGCGGAAGATTTCGCGGAAATGGGATTGGTTCGTACTAAGGATCCAGTGACGACTCGACGAGAAAAAATGATCTATTGCGGTCTTACCAAACTTGGGAAAAATGCAGCCGATGGATTTTATATGGTGTCATCGGATGATTTAGACAAAGAGAGAATTTCTCAAAAGGTCACATTTATTGACAGTAAATTTAAAAATCAACTGCCAAATTCATATACGTATGAAATCAACGGAAGTCTAATGACGGAAAACTGTGAAGCGGCAATTGAAACTAGTCGTGGTCGCCTTTCAGTTTCTGCAGGTTCGATGATTCCCAATAGAAAATTGTCGGATTTTTGTGAAGAAGCACATGAATTGTTAGTAGATCTATACAAGAAATCAGGGGGATAA
- a CDS encoding HNH endonuclease signature motif containing protein: protein MAFFRNCDPDDPLCMDECRLQKFEYLRWVRLLPGGDEDVLSYCASIGARLGKSEGYVSRRIDAFSMLLKLSKVHELQLKMWHLDITRLMVIAQALSGVEKEVIEEIDAPLSRFLTPKRDNQKMPGPKAIKKFIVDLLVRVEDAVEEADSPQELVIDFYDAGNGKTGINAVVDNATASIFRDQLKRLAKAHKCDDSSALLLMATQEGKSVIINFYKGDDFGELMTADGYRLSRKSVDLVFPNASRRSLEGVEKVETCGYSFTPSMRAYIQARDGVCRFPGCSIRAVSCDIDHVEEYDLGGKTAARNAQCLCRKHHNLKTSKAVDCEISGDASVSWILEDGTKVVTLPEGIFSADRLFGQTFAQRVVDRIRRRKLRMRKNLCDDAPF from the coding sequence ATGGCATTTTTTCGAAACTGCGATCCTGATGATCCGTTATGTATGGACGAGTGTAGGCTGCAGAAATTCGAATATTTGCGCTGGGTTCGTCTATTGCCTGGTGGTGATGAAGATGTGCTCTCATATTGTGCTTCCATTGGTGCGAGGTTGGGGAAGTCTGAGGGATATGTGTCACGGCGTATCGACGCTTTCTCCATGCTGTTGAAGCTATCCAAAGTGCATGAATTGCAGTTAAAAATGTGGCATTTGGACATCACCCGTTTGATGGTTATCGCGCAGGCGTTGTCGGGAGTTGAAAAAGAAGTAATTGAGGAAATTGATGCACCTTTATCAAGGTTCTTAACTCCCAAGCGTGATAATCAAAAAATGCCCGGACCAAAAGCGATTAAGAAATTTATTGTCGACTTATTGGTAAGGGTGGAAGATGCTGTAGAAGAAGCGGACTCGCCCCAAGAATTAGTGATAGATTTTTATGATGCTGGAAACGGCAAAACGGGAATTAATGCGGTTGTAGATAATGCAACTGCCTCCATATTCCGAGATCAGTTAAAGCGGTTGGCAAAAGCGCATAAATGTGACGATTCTTCAGCTTTGCTATTGATGGCTACTCAAGAAGGAAAATCTGTAATTATCAACTTCTATAAAGGGGATGATTTTGGCGAACTCATGACAGCTGACGGGTATAGGTTGAGTAGAAAGTCAGTTGATCTTGTATTTCCCAATGCTTCGCGACGATCTCTAGAAGGGGTTGAAAAAGTGGAAACCTGTGGGTATAGCTTCACTCCATCGATGCGTGCGTATATCCAAGCTCGCGACGGTGTCTGCAGGTTTCCAGGATGTTCGATCCGTGCAGTTAGCTGCGACATAGATCATGTCGAAGAGTATGACCTAGGGGGAAAGACTGCTGCTCGAAATGCTCAATGTTTGTGTCGAAAGCACCATAATCTGAAAACCTCTAAGGCTGTTGATTGTGAAATAAGTGGAGATGCATCGGTATCGTGGATCCTTGAAGATGGTACGAAAGTCGTAACACTTCCGGAGGGGATATTCTCCGCGGACAGATTATTTGGCCAAACTTTTGCACAAAGAGTTGTGGACAGGATTCGTCGCCGCAAGCTGCGTATGCGTAAAAATTTATGTGACGATGCGCCATTTTAG
- a CDS encoding ABC transporter ATP-binding protein translates to MDSTVRSIAKILRSASALWPFYVGVVLSAITVAVLALITPFIIKDATDTIVEAVNGNMSIDNATKRVIWLSLGLLVAQLANTILNNIGGYVGDVLAAKLRQILSTRYFAQLLGMPQRYFDDQVTGTIIARLDRSITSITQALQAMANNFFPMLISVAAVLGIAATYYWPLAVLLATIIPIYMWLTSLTSKKWQVIEGKKNEQIDLAGGRFAEVVSQVKVVKSFVSETRELRSFGEHYEETVTFTRQQSRFWHFMDTLRTGSMNLVFFAIYLVLFYRTLHGYFTLGDMVLLIQLVNMARTPMTMMSWMVDTTQRAITGSKDYFEVMEQQLEPTVNPEISAATATTGLPELNTAPTKPLVPAVEQPAFDFRNVSFAYNEGEEVLHNVSFHANIGQKIALVGESGGGKSTLVNLLLGLYKPTHGALNVCGQHTSEISAEDLRATVGVVFQESNLFSGTVRENIAYARPDASLEEVIAVAKRANAHDFIVNFPQGYDTLIGERGLRLSGGQKQRVSVARAMLKDAPILVLDEATSALDTKSELAVQAGLEELMRGRTTLIIAHRLSTIADVDTIITLKNGAVDEIGSPQELAHSGGIYAELLKLTANASDDSKEQLKRFGFHS, encoded by the coding sequence ATGGACTCAACTGTGCGATCTATAGCAAAGATCTTACGTAGTGCTTCGGCTCTATGGCCGTTTTACGTCGGCGTGGTGCTTTCTGCAATCACGGTAGCCGTTTTAGCACTGATTACTCCCTTCATCATTAAAGATGCGACCGACACCATCGTGGAAGCCGTCAATGGCAATATGTCAATTGATAATGCAACAAAAAGGGTCATCTGGCTATCTTTAGGCCTCTTGGTCGCACAGCTTGCGAACACAATATTGAACAACATAGGTGGTTACGTCGGTGACGTGCTTGCAGCTAAGCTCCGTCAAATTCTCTCAACGAGGTATTTCGCCCAACTCCTAGGAATGCCGCAACGGTATTTTGATGACCAAGTTACCGGAACAATTATCGCCCGCTTAGACCGCTCGATCACTTCGATCACGCAGGCACTTCAAGCAATGGCTAATAACTTCTTTCCAATGTTGATATCTGTCGCCGCGGTTTTGGGAATTGCTGCAACCTATTACTGGCCTTTGGCGGTTCTTCTAGCAACAATCATTCCTATTTATATGTGGCTTACTTCCCTAACGAGTAAGAAATGGCAAGTAATAGAGGGGAAAAAAAACGAGCAAATTGATTTGGCCGGAGGTCGATTTGCTGAGGTTGTAAGCCAAGTCAAGGTTGTCAAAAGCTTCGTGTCAGAAACCAGAGAACTACGTTCCTTTGGTGAACACTACGAAGAAACAGTAACCTTCACCCGCCAGCAATCCCGATTCTGGCACTTCATGGACACGCTGCGCACCGGCAGCATGAATCTCGTATTCTTTGCTATCTACCTGGTACTTTTCTATCGCACTCTTCACGGTTATTTCACTTTGGGCGATATGGTCCTCCTTATTCAGTTGGTCAATATGGCGCGCACACCAATGACAATGATGAGCTGGATGGTCGACACAACTCAACGAGCTATTACCGGTTCGAAAGATTACTTCGAAGTAATGGAACAACAGCTTGAGCCAACGGTTAATCCAGAGATTTCTGCAGCGACAGCCACCACAGGTCTTCCCGAGCTCAACACTGCTCCTACTAAGCCACTTGTACCCGCAGTAGAACAACCTGCTTTCGACTTCCGCAATGTTTCATTTGCTTATAACGAAGGCGAAGAAGTACTCCACAATGTGTCATTCCACGCAAATATTGGGCAAAAAATCGCCTTAGTAGGAGAATCAGGCGGTGGCAAATCTACACTAGTTAATTTGCTACTAGGCCTTTACAAGCCAACCCACGGCGCGCTCAATGTATGCGGTCAACACACGTCCGAGATTTCAGCAGAAGATCTAAGGGCAACTGTCGGAGTGGTGTTCCAAGAATCCAATTTGTTCTCTGGCACCGTACGGGAAAACATCGCATACGCCCGCCCAGATGCATCCTTGGAGGAAGTCATCGCCGTCGCCAAGCGGGCGAATGCCCACGACTTCATCGTGAACTTCCCACAGGGATACGACACCCTGATCGGCGAACGTGGTTTGCGGTTATCTGGCGGGCAAAAGCAACGTGTTTCAGTTGCCCGTGCAATGCTCAAAGACGCACCGATTCTCGTACTCGACGAGGCAACATCAGCGCTTGATACAAAATCTGAACTCGCGGTACAAGCCGGCCTGGAAGAACTCATGCGAGGGCGCACGACGCTTATCATTGCCCACCGTCTTTCAACGATCGCGGATGTCGACACAATTATCACCTTGAAAAACGGTGCAGTCGATGAAATCGGTTCGCCACAAGAACTCGCACATTCAGGGGGAATTTACGCGGAACTCCTTAAACTGACTGCCAACGCCTCCGATGACAGTAAAGAACAACTCAAACGCTTTGGGTTCCATTCATGA
- a CDS encoding MalY/PatB family protein yields MQFPSIEDLRTRNTMKWTRYGQDVLPLWVAESDFSTCPAVHQAITDAVQRESFGYPPDGSLLSQATAEFYANRYSYQACPEWIFPIPDVVRGLYIAIDHFTPAQSKVIVPTPAYPPFFHLLSATQREGIFIDATGGIDLHDVEKGFQAGARSILLCNPYNPLGMVFAPEWLNELCDLAHRYDARVLVDEIHAPLVFNGQHTVAAGVSDTAASVCITITAPSKAWNIAGLKCAQIIFSNPSDVEHWQQLSPVIKDGASTLGLIAAETAYRHGTDFLNQEVAYLKSNHDFLLHEIAKRIPGAKITPMQATYLMWIDFRDTAIEGSPSEFFIEKAKVAMNDGAWFGKDGTGYCRLNFATSREILEEAIDRMAKAVSHNT; encoded by the coding sequence ATGCAATTCCCATCAATTGAAGATCTCCGCACTCGCAACACCATGAAATGGACACGGTATGGACAAGATGTCCTACCACTGTGGGTAGCAGAATCCGATTTTTCTACTTGCCCCGCCGTACACCAAGCCATAACTGACGCAGTTCAAAGAGAATCTTTCGGATATCCACCCGATGGCTCCCTACTTTCGCAAGCAACCGCAGAATTCTATGCAAATCGCTACAGCTACCAAGCATGCCCCGAATGGATATTTCCCATCCCTGACGTAGTACGCGGACTCTATATCGCGATCGATCATTTCACCCCGGCGCAATCCAAAGTGATAGTTCCGACCCCCGCCTACCCGCCATTTTTTCATCTACTCTCTGCGACCCAACGCGAAGGCATATTTATCGATGCCACTGGCGGCATCGACCTACACGACGTAGAAAAAGGTTTCCAAGCTGGTGCACGTTCCATTCTGCTGTGCAACCCATATAACCCGCTCGGAATGGTTTTCGCCCCTGAATGGCTCAACGAACTCTGCGACCTTGCACACCGCTACGATGCTCGCGTACTTGTAGACGAAATCCACGCCCCCTTAGTTTTCAACGGGCAGCACACCGTCGCCGCTGGAGTATCAGACACAGCAGCGTCCGTATGCATTACGATTACAGCACCATCTAAAGCATGGAACATCGCAGGCCTCAAGTGTGCCCAAATCATCTTCAGTAACCCCTCCGATGTTGAGCATTGGCAGCAACTCAGTCCCGTGATTAAAGATGGTGCTTCTACCCTCGGCCTCATCGCAGCAGAAACCGCTTACCGGCATGGCACAGATTTTCTAAATCAAGAAGTGGCGTACCTCAAAAGCAATCATGACTTCTTGCTCCATGAAATTGCGAAAAGAATCCCAGGTGCCAAGATCACTCCAATGCAAGCCACCTACTTGATGTGGATTGACTTCAGAGATACCGCCATTGAAGGATCACCATCAGAATTCTTTATTGAAAAAGCCAAGGTAGCAATGAATGATGGCGCATGGTTTGGCAAAGACGGCACAGGGTATTGTCGACTCAACTTTGCCACCTCCCGAGAGATCTTGGAGGAAGCAATCGACCGCATGGCAAAGGCCGTGTCCCATAACACATAA
- the brnQ gene encoding branched-chain amino acid transport system II carrier protein — translation MASPTSEKKLSGGAIIATALMLFSMFFGAGNLIFPPVLGASSGENFTPAIIGFLLGGVALPAITIVAMTLSGNDIRDLGSRAGSWFNLSFAVIAYLSIGAFYAIPRTGAVSYSTVIQPVMSEPSTAASVGFNALFFAVALLLSLNPTGIVDKLGKILTPALLILLVILVTLAVFKLNGTTTPATDSYREAPLTSGLLEGYMTMDSIAALVFGILVISSLRYQGGNNERQVIGAAVKASLIAAGLLGIIYLGLGYMGHIIPNGQGFADGAALLSSASQQTMGTPGQVIFGLIVLLACMTTAVGLLASTSEFFNRLIPGISYKGWLFIFALVSFAVGSLGLAKVLAVAAPVITFIYPIAITLVAITVIEMLVKNLNLFWGFRLPAWAVTLWSAITVIAGDTLAWAPFHDISLSWIWPALIGFVIGLSIDKALAYKS, via the coding sequence ATGGCCTCTCCCACCTCTGAGAAGAAGCTATCCGGTGGCGCAATCATCGCCACCGCACTCATGCTGTTCTCCATGTTCTTTGGCGCCGGAAACCTGATTTTCCCACCCGTGCTCGGCGCCAGCTCTGGAGAAAACTTCACCCCCGCTATTATCGGATTCCTCCTCGGCGGTGTCGCGTTGCCAGCAATCACCATTGTTGCCATGACACTGTCCGGAAACGACATCCGCGATCTCGGATCCCGCGCCGGCTCATGGTTCAATCTCTCTTTTGCAGTCATTGCCTACTTGTCCATCGGTGCGTTCTACGCAATCCCACGTACCGGCGCCGTCAGTTACTCCACAGTCATCCAACCAGTGATGTCGGAGCCATCCACAGCAGCATCAGTAGGATTCAACGCTCTGTTCTTCGCTGTAGCGCTACTACTGTCGCTTAACCCAACGGGAATCGTCGATAAGCTGGGCAAAATTCTTACCCCAGCACTGCTCATCCTGCTGGTCATCTTGGTCACCTTGGCAGTATTCAAGCTCAATGGCACCACAACACCTGCCACCGATTCCTATCGTGAGGCTCCGCTCACCAGTGGTTTGCTCGAGGGCTACATGACCATGGACTCCATTGCGGCATTGGTCTTCGGTATCTTGGTGATCTCGTCTCTGCGCTACCAAGGCGGCAACAACGAGCGCCAAGTCATTGGTGCAGCCGTCAAGGCTTCACTGATCGCCGCAGGTCTGCTCGGCATTATCTACCTCGGCTTGGGCTACATGGGCCACATCATTCCGAACGGTCAAGGTTTTGCAGATGGCGCGGCACTGCTTTCCTCAGCATCGCAGCAGACCATGGGTACCCCAGGCCAAGTCATTTTCGGCCTGATTGTCCTACTCGCATGCATGACCACCGCAGTCGGCTTGTTGGCGTCGACAAGCGAATTCTTTAACCGCCTCATCCCAGGTATTTCTTACAAGGGCTGGCTGTTCATCTTCGCACTCGTATCCTTCGCAGTCGGCAGCTTGGGTCTGGCCAAAGTCCTCGCAGTGGCAGCACCTGTCATCACCTTCATCTACCCCATCGCAATCACTCTCGTCGCCATCACCGTGATCGAAATGCTGGTCAAAAACCTGAACTTGTTCTGGGGCTTCCGCCTTCCTGCATGGGCTGTTACGCTGTGGTCTGCAATTACAGTCATCGCAGGCGATACCCTTGCTTGGGCCCCATTCCATGACATCAGTCTCTCGTGGATCTGGCCCGCTTTGATCGGCTTCGTTATCGGTCTAAGCATTGACAAGGCCCTCGCTTACAAGAGTTAG
- a CDS encoding LLM class flavin-dependent oxidoreductase, translating to MKLSLIDFATIYQGERPRDSFQRSVALAQQAEAAGFSRVWYAEHHNMPTISSSAPAVLISHVGAHTSTIRLGAGGVMLPNHSPYTIAEQFGTLAELYPGRIDLGLGRAPGTDHTTLAQALRRSPHAAQSFPEDVVELYQYLSGTSSITAIPGAGTNVPLYILGSSLFGAHLAAKLGLPFGFASHFAPTHLDEAIRTYHDNFVPSQELDAPYVIAAVNVVAADTLSQAHEQLEAVKRHRLRAGRNLSDDQLHILMNTVAGQRIDHMLKYTAIGNGEAVRDYLAKFQRRCGADELMVSLLSPSWEDTMRAVEITSLLVS from the coding sequence ATGAAGCTGTCGCTCATCGACTTCGCCACTATCTACCAAGGCGAACGTCCACGCGACAGCTTCCAACGTTCCGTCGCCCTAGCGCAGCAAGCTGAGGCGGCGGGTTTTTCACGTGTGTGGTACGCCGAACACCACAACATGCCCACGATTTCGTCGTCTGCCCCCGCAGTGCTCATCTCGCACGTGGGGGCCCACACATCTACGATCCGACTCGGTGCAGGTGGAGTCATGCTTCCCAACCACTCCCCCTACACCATCGCAGAACAATTTGGCACGCTCGCAGAACTTTACCCTGGCCGCATTGACCTTGGCTTAGGCCGCGCACCCGGCACGGATCACACCACCCTAGCCCAAGCGTTACGACGCTCCCCGCACGCCGCGCAATCCTTCCCCGAAGACGTAGTGGAGCTGTACCAGTACCTCAGCGGCACATCAAGCATTACTGCCATCCCCGGCGCGGGGACAAACGTCCCACTCTATATTTTGGGTTCTTCACTCTTCGGCGCCCATCTGGCGGCAAAACTTGGTCTACCTTTTGGTTTTGCTTCCCACTTCGCACCGACGCACCTCGACGAGGCAATTCGCACATACCACGACAATTTTGTTCCTTCACAGGAACTGGATGCGCCCTATGTTATTGCGGCCGTCAACGTCGTTGCAGCAGACACGTTATCGCAGGCACACGAACAGTTGGAGGCAGTAAAACGGCATCGCCTTCGCGCGGGGAGAAATCTCAGCGACGATCAACTCCACATTTTGATGAATACCGTCGCAGGCCAGCGCATTGACCACATGTTGAAATACACCGCTATAGGAAATGGCGAGGCAGTACGTGACTACCTCGCCAAGTTTCAGCGCCGATGTGGAGCCGATGAGCTCATGGTGTCGTTATTGTCGCCTTCGTGGGAGGACACCATGCGGGCTGTGGAAATTACCAGTCTTCTTGTGTCTTAG
- a CDS encoding BCCT family transporter — translation MSDPIVAEPVSAKRPFLGLKTDPFIFLSSLGFVIVFVIATILLGEKASSAFTTIAQGLLKNTGWLYIGGVSFMFIFLIAIFISRYGRLRLGDDDDEPEHGLIAWFCMLFAGGIGAVLMFWGVAEPLNHSVNVPQQDAEPMSEQAITEAFAYTFYHFGIHMWAIVALPGLALGYFIYKRKLPPRVSSVFAPILGSRIYSLPGKLIDALSIIATTFGIAVSVGLGVLQINSGLKRLWGVPEVSWVQLAIILMITVIACISVASGLEKGIKLLSNINIGLAVLLMIFVLVTGPTLTLLRFTTEAFGIYADWLPNLMFWTDSYGDNPGWQGKWTVFYWAWTICWSPYVGMFVARISRGRTVREYIGGVLALPAIFSVIWFAIFGRAGIEIELNSPGKLTGPIVHDGDVPFALFGFFHEYPLSGPVSALALLVVVIFFITSIDSAGMVNDMFSTGEEEVSPVGYRVLWVVAIGAVAGALLTISPNSGIATLQEVVIIVAFPFFITQFIMMYSLIKGMTDDSAAERRIQTRQWQKTDTAEKLKAHEAMPAPGYDLEGNELPVVALAHDEDGNIVIPGNVVIEGDLGVVGDMVEEEEEPGFKIVEQTRPKTQEDW, via the coding sequence ATGTCCGACCCTATAGTCGCAGAACCTGTTTCTGCTAAAAGACCTTTTTTAGGTCTTAAAACAGACCCGTTTATTTTCCTAAGTTCGCTGGGATTTGTGATCGTTTTCGTTATCGCCACAATCCTCCTCGGCGAAAAAGCCAGTAGTGCCTTCACTACCATCGCCCAAGGCCTGCTAAAAAACACCGGCTGGCTCTATATCGGCGGTGTGAGCTTCATGTTCATCTTCCTCATCGCGATCTTTATCTCCCGCTATGGGCGTTTGCGCTTAGGCGATGACGATGATGAACCCGAGCACGGACTCATTGCTTGGTTCTGTATGCTATTCGCAGGTGGAATTGGCGCTGTTTTGATGTTCTGGGGAGTGGCGGAACCTCTCAATCACTCGGTGAACGTTCCGCAACAAGACGCTGAGCCAATGAGCGAGCAAGCCATTACCGAGGCTTTTGCTTATACCTTCTATCACTTCGGTATCCATATGTGGGCAATTGTCGCCCTGCCGGGTTTGGCACTGGGATACTTCATCTACAAGCGTAAGCTGCCGCCACGCGTGAGCTCTGTGTTTGCACCTATCTTGGGCTCGCGAATCTACTCACTGCCAGGCAAGCTTATCGACGCCCTCTCGATCATCGCCACCACCTTCGGTATCGCCGTCTCCGTGGGCTTGGGCGTATTACAGATCAATTCCGGACTGAAGCGCCTATGGGGCGTGCCCGAGGTCAGCTGGGTTCAGCTCGCCATTATTTTGATGATTACCGTCATCGCCTGCATTTCCGTGGCATCTGGGCTGGAAAAGGGCATTAAGCTGCTGTCCAACATCAACATCGGACTTGCAGTACTACTGATGATCTTCGTACTGGTCACTGGCCCAACACTGACCCTTTTGCGCTTTACCACTGAAGCCTTTGGCATTTACGCGGACTGGCTGCCAAACCTCATGTTCTGGACCGACTCCTATGGTGATAACCCCGGCTGGCAGGGTAAATGGACCGTGTTCTATTGGGCATGGACTATTTGTTGGTCGCCTTATGTGGGCATGTTCGTGGCCCGCATTTCCCGTGGTCGCACAGTGCGCGAATACATTGGTGGCGTTCTTGCCCTCCCAGCGATCTTCTCTGTTATTTGGTTTGCGATCTTCGGCCGCGCGGGTATCGAAATTGAGCTGAACAGCCCAGGTAAACTCACCGGACCTATCGTCCACGACGGCGATGTGCCATTTGCACTCTTCGGTTTCTTCCACGAGTATCCCCTGTCAGGGCCAGTTTCCGCACTCGCACTCCTTGTAGTGGTCATCTTCTTTATCACCTCTATTGACTCCGCCGGAATGGTCAACGACATGTTCTCCACGGGCGAAGAAGAAGTTTCACCCGTCGGTTACCGCGTGCTGTGGGTTGTAGCAATCGGCGCAGTTGCAGGTGCGCTACTGACCATCTCGCCGAATTCCGGCATCGCCACCTTGCAAGAAGTTGTCATCATCGTGGCCTTCCCATTCTTTATTACCCAATTCATCATGATGTACTCCCTGATTAAGGGCATGACGGATGACTCGGCAGCTGAGCGACGCATCCAAACTCGCCAGTGGCAAAAGACCGACACTGCCGAAAAATTGAAAGCACACGAAGCAATGCCAGCACCAGGCTATGACCTCGAAGGCAACGAACTTCCGGTGGTCGCACTGGCTCATGACGAAGACGGCAACATCGTTATTCCTGGCAACGTTGTCATTGAAGGCGACCTAGGCGTGGTCGGCGACATGGTCGAAGAGGAAGAAGAACCAGGCTTTAAGATCGTCGAACAAACACGACCTAAGACACAAGAAGACTGGTAA